TGCAGGTCCTTCCACAAAAGCAAAATACACAATGAATGCACCAAGACCAATGCACATCCTCCCCAAGGAGGGGACTGGCACAAGGTACAGAGCGGCAGGAGCTGGTGCTTCATAAAGTTCAGCTCCAGGAACTATGTCTGGGAGGCCTCCCTCTCCTGCAGCCCCCAAGTGCACATGATCCAGGCCTGGCTCCACCCTGAGCCACCCAGCAGCCTTGGCAAGGCCCCTGCCACTCAGCCCCTCCTACCCACGTTCTCCAGGGGCGGGTGGTGGtacgtgtgtgtgcgcgcgcatgtgcacatgaaaacagaaatctattctcacatttctggaggccagagtcagaaatcaaggtgatggcagggctggttccttctgcaGGCTCTGAGGGAGGGTCTTTTCAGCCTCTCAGCTTCTGATGGCTGCCAGCGACTGTTGGGGTTCCTTGGCTTATGGACGCATCACTGcaacctctgcctctgtctccacGTCACCTTCTCCGTGTGTCGGTGTGTCTCGTACCCAGTGTGTGTCACTGGGTTTAGGGCCACCCAGGTGATCCAGGGAGATGTGACCTCCAGATCGTTAGCTTAATCACATGTGCAAAAACCCCTttcccaaataagatcacatcCACACGTACtggagattaggatgtggatgtATTTTGGGGGGGACTGTCGTTCACCCCACTACAAGGGCCAGTGCTGACCCCAGATCACAAGGGGAGTGTGAACCTGGCCAGATGGACACAAGGATGGAGAGCACAAGTGCGCCCTCCCGAGAAAACACTTCACTGGTGCTGGAGAGGGGACACTGGGGACTGGGGACTGTCCACCTGTGGACAGCTTAAAGACCTGATAATCAAAAAAGTACAAGGCTGGGGCTTccttgatggcgcagtggttaagaatccacctgccgatgcaggggacatgggttcgagccctggtccaggaagatcccacatgccgcggagcagctaagcccgtgcgcccgcgcgccacaactactgaagcctgcgtgcctagagccggggctccgcaacaagagaagccacgacagtgagaagcccgtgcaccgcaacgaagagtagcccccgctcgctgcaaatagagaaagcccgtgcgcagcaaccaagacccaacacagccaaaaataagaacaaataaataaataattttttaaaaaaaagtacaaggcAAAGAGGGTTGCTTTAGAAAAGCCCAGGCTGAGATTTGTTAGTGGTTATTTAAGGCCAGGACCGGGTGTGTCTGCAGCTGGGCCCCAGAGCTTCCTTTCCCCGCTCCGAATGCAGTCAGAGGGCAGAAAGCACGCTGCACcctcagggagggagagaggggggtgTCTGCCGCAGAGAGGAGCGCAGGCAGGGCGCCCGCCATGGAAGCCCCTCTGCGTCCCTGTGTGATGAGGCCCAGGCTTGCGCCAGGTGCCCCGGGCACACCCTCCTGCAGGGCCTCACAGGTGAGGACCCACAAGGTGACGTCTGTGTCACTCGTCATGTGCCCCGGAGGCCACCAGGCCCGGGGTGAGGCGCGGGAGCTGGCGGTGACGCTGTAAACCCCAAAGCTGCCGCTTGGCTGCCAGGAGTGAAGCGGGTAGAGCTGGGTCTGGGATCCACAGCCGCATCCCATCCCCCGCCTTCTCTGCACAGTGTGCACCGAGGAAACAGCGTCCAGGTGAGGCGAATAAAGCGGGGCGGTCTGTTGccatgtgcttttaaaaaatattcaagtttAATAATTTATGCTTTACCAGTAAGACACACATTTCTACTTTTCTGTAAAAGGCGTTAGTGGAACAGTCCTGAGTATGCCGACCCGAAGCTGCCCCAACGCTGCCTGGGCCTCACCTGCCCGCAGCTTTGCCCGGTGCCCTCCAAAGCCCCGACTAGCCCGCGTGCCAGGCCCACCCCGTGCCCTGCTTCGTGACCGGTGGCTTCAGCCGTGGGCTCTGGGCCGTCCTCCCGCCGAGGGAAGGGGACGGATAGTTATTCTGCGCGGAGTACATGGTCGCGCGAGCAGCACGGCTGTCTACTCCTGACCCAGCCGCAGCCCCGCTCTCAAAATCGGGCCCTCCCTTCAATACGGTGAATACCACGGCGAGAACCTTCCGCGCGCCCTGCCCGGAGACAGGCCGGGGGGCGAGCGGCCTCCAGGGCTCCGCCCACCGGACCCAGCCAGGCCCAACAGAGCCCCGCCCACCGGGCCCCGCTCCAATAGGGTCCCGCCCTCCCAGAGCCCGGCCCACCGGTTCCGCCCCCGTGGTCTGAAACGGGCCCCGCCCTGGAAGTTGCTGTGGGGGAAGGGTCCCCCCCTGGCGCCTGGGTGTCCCCGAAGGCCCCCGCGGTCCGTGGAGCTGATCCCTGGTAAATTGGTTCTTTTGGGCAGCACCTGGAACCAAAGGCCGAGTCCGCCTGAGACCTCTGTTCTcacaccctcctccccagcccagggccgAGACCAGGGCTAAAGctgcctccaggaagccttcctgggttTCCCTGCTGAAGGCTCACAGGCAGGTGAACACAGGCCGCAGCACCCACCAGGCCCTGGCGGCCCCAGGGCATGGGGCTGCCTGAGGCACCAGATCTTAACCTGTTCCCAGCCCCTGTCAAGCCAACATCTCCCCCTGCAGGGGGGGTCAGGAAGGAAGCCTCCCCAGGGCTTACACCCAGGCCAAACCCACTGGGGTCTGAGGTGCCCCCAGACTACCCGGCGGATGGGCCCAAACACCGGACACTGGAGAAGGGTCAGGCTGGGGCAGCTGCGTGTCCTCGGGCAGGTGCCTCAGCCTCTCCGTGCCTGCTTTTCCTGTCCCCTCAGGGATTAATGGGTTAACGTAGAGAAGCTCAGAGCAGAGCCCTGCACTCCCCCCGCCCCGCAGTGACTGGTGGGGAACACACACCTTGATGACCCGGCCTCGGAAGACACTCTTGTCCAGCTCCACAGCGGCCTGGGCCGAGCTCTCGGTGGCAAACTCTATGTATGCAtagctggggcagggcaggggcaggtgTGGGCCACGCTCACCCACGCAGAGCtgtccccgcccccggcccctccccaaAGCCCCAACTGACCCCTTGGGGTGTCCGGAGAACTTGTCGCACAGGATGGTGACCCGTTGGATCTCCCCGCAGTGGTTGAAATAGGTCTCCAGCTCCTGGGCTGTGCCCCCGTAGTCCACCTGACAGGCATGGACCCTGGTGGTGGGCCTTCTGCAGGGGCCTCCGCCTCCCAGGGTCTCCTGCAGCACGTTTTCTTGGTAGAGAGGGGTTGATTGGGCCCCAGGGTGAGGGTGGTAGCCTAGACCTCTACGCGCCCCCCTGCCGGGGGAGTGGACTGGATGCCCAGATGAATGCTCCCCAAGTTTACTGGCCTGTGCAAAGGGCGCGTGGCTTTTTCACGTGGAACTCGTTGCCAATAATCTGCCCACTGGGAGATTTCACGTGGAGATCCCGAATGCCAGCCCACAGTGGGAAATCAGGCCTGACCACAGAGGGTCCACACTCCCTCATGGGGACAGCCCCTCATCAGAGCCCCCCTCCTGCTCCTCCCTTCCAGGCCTATGTGGCTTTGGGGTTTGCTACCCACACCGTCccttcctttaatcctcacagccagGAGGTGGCTGCAGACCCGGTGCTGCTGGGCCGACCCCATCTCGCCCCCCTCACCCCACTCACATTGCCCACGTAGACGGATCTGTGATCGGCCTCCACCGCCTCCGTGGGGCTGTCTGTGGAGAGAGGGGCTTCAGGACCAGGGGGCTTGTCCTGGGCAGGGGGCTCCCGGCAGCTGCTAAGGGCAGGCGCCTCACTTTGGTGGCTCAGTCCTCGCTCCTTGGGGAAGAGGGGCACGTGGGTTCTTGGGGAAAAGCACCCCTTGGGGCCTGTCTAGACGGATCCACTGCCAGGCCGGACCTCATGGAAGCCCTGGCCTTTCCCCAGGAGCCCACACTTTTCCTGCAGCAGCTCGCAGCTCACCCCCATTTACCCTCGCGCCCGAGGACTTGGGGGCCACGGCCCAGGGAAGGGGTCGGCCTGGCCCACTGGTGCCTACCTGTCTCGGGGTTCAGCAGCTGCCCGGCCAGGAGGGCCCTGGCGtcttcctcttccccctctgGGCCCTGCTCCCCGGGCGGCTTCGGTCGCTGGGCCTGCTCCATGGCCCACAGCTTCAGTTTGATGGCTTCCAGCTCCTGCCAGCACACGGCCCAGGCTGAGCCTGGAGGCGGGACAGCCCCCAGGCTCCgctggagggagggcagaggggaagggaagggggcctGACCCTGCCTGTTCTCAGGGTCATGCTAGGGACTTcccggggggggggcggggaggggggaagggaaggccACACGGACTCGGGCCTGGAGAGAAGCCCCTGTAAtccacccccaacacacaaaGTCCCCTTCAGGCCGGAGAGGCCCCCCTGCCCTTTCCAGCCTGTGCACAGGTGGGCACCACACCCTCTTCCAGGCATGGGGACAGTGGCCCTCTTGGCCCTCTCACCCGTGGGGTCAGAGCTGCAGCCGTCCGTCCCCCTGCCCCCATGCACGGGGTTCCCCAGGTTCCCGAGTTCCCGGCCGGCCTCCACCAGGCGCTCTGCGCCGCTGTTACCTGGTCAGGTAACGGACACTCGGCCAGGTCCCCCCTCTCCAGGAGAGACGGCAGGAAGCCTGCGTCTTCCTCACGCTCTTCCGCTTCCcttgtctcctcctcctcctcctccgtgtCTCCAGCCTCTGGGCCCAGAGGGCTCTTCTCGGCCCGGCTCCAggccccccagccctgggcctcgGGGTCTGAGGAAGCCCTCCTGAGCCAGGCCTCAGTGGGGGGCGGGAAGAGAGCTCGGCTGAGGAAGGGCCACATGGCGGATGGGGCAGGAGGGGCCGGCAGAGCCTCCGCGCTTGCCTCCACGCTGCCGGCACCTGCCTGCACCCTCCCGGGCTTTAAGCCCTCCCCCAGGCCAGGTGTTCCCACTAGAGGCTTCAGAGGCCTCCAGGCTGGGGCCGAGCCTCCACCCTGGCTTCTGGGCCCTGAGGGGTCAGAGGCTGGACCCCCGCCCCGGTGCCCTCTTCCTCACTGGCCGGCCCCTCTGGGACACTCGAGGTGGAGAGGGTGCAGCTGTGGTGCAGCCGGGAGGGCCTCCTGGCGACAGCTCGGCCTCACCCGCCACGATGCAGGAGCCACCACGATGCAGGAGCCAGGAAGCTAAGGGGTCGCAGGTCCCCCCACCTCGCTGTGTCACGCCTCCAGTGGCTGGCCACGGTTAGGATGACGCGGGCATGAGCAAGTTACCCGGATGTGCAGAGCAGGGAGGGGGCACAGGGGGTCagagcaggcttcctggagggggtggCATTTGAGCCGGCCTTCAAGGACTGGGTCAGGCAGAGCTGAGGCGAGGGTGGCCTGGGCGGAGGGAACAGCTTGAACaaggctctgggggtg
This genomic window from Mesoplodon densirostris isolate mMesDen1 chromosome 19, mMesDen1 primary haplotype, whole genome shotgun sequence contains:
- the PABPN1L gene encoding embryonic polyadenylate-binding protein 2, which encodes MWPFLSRALFPPPTEAWLRRASSDPEAQGWGAWSRAEKSPLGPEAGDTEEEEEETREAEEREEDAGFLPSLLERGDLAECPLPDQELEAIKLKLWAMEQAQRPKPPGEQGPEGEEEDARALLAGQLLNPETAPLSTDSPTEAVEADHRSVYVGNVDYGGTAQELETYFNHCGEIQRVTILCDKFSGHPKGYAYIEFATESSAQAAVELDKSVFRGRVIKVLPKRTNLPGISSTDRGGLRGHPGARGGPFPHSNFQGGARFRPRGRNRARGRFSPWYSPY